One part of the Solanum dulcamara chromosome 8, daSolDulc1.2, whole genome shotgun sequence genome encodes these proteins:
- the LOC129901760 gene encoding ubiquitin-activating enzyme E1 1-like isoform X1, which translates to MGFRRSFSCLLHYMLPRKRPAEGVVVEDNSSSCDSESALKKHKISCVISSDTKENTSGCSSNKVTSNNTNGNASSSSVEQSVTEMAFDDGNPHDIDEDLHSRQLAVYGRETMRRLFASNVLVSGIRGLGAEIAKNLVLAGVKSVTLHDEGEVQLWDLSSNFIFSESDVGKNRALASVQKLQELNNAVVVSSLTTKLTKEKLSDFQAVVFTNTSLEDALEFSDYCHNHQPPIAFIRTEVRGLFGYVFCDFGPEFTVFDVDGEEPHTGIIASISNDNPVLISCVDDERLEFQDGDLVVFSEVHGMTELNDGKPRKITSARPYSFTLDEDTTNFGPYERGGIVTQVKQPKILNFKTLREAIMDPGDFLLSDFSKFDRPPLLHLAFQALDKFRSDLARFPLAGSEDDAQRLISIATNLNESNGKVNLDDINPKLLQQFSHGARAELNPMAAMFGGIVGQEVVKACSGKFHPLYQFFYFDSLESLPTEPLDPSDLKPLNTRYDAQISVFGQKFQKKLEDAKVFLVGSGALGCEFLKNLALMGVACTEQGKLTVTDDDVIEKSNLSRQFLFRDWNIGQAKSTVAAAAAASINPQFRIEALQNRVGPDTENVFDDTFWENLSVVINALDNVNARLYVDQRCLYFQKPLLESGTLGAKCNTQMVIPHLTENYGASRDPPEKQAPMCTLHSFPHNIDHCLTWARSEFEGLLEKTPAEVNAYLSNPSEYTAAQTNAGDAQARDNLERILECLDRESCETFEDCIAWARLKFEDYFANRVKQLIFTFPEDAMTSSGAPFWSAPKRFPHPLQFSSTDPSHLHFIMAASILRAETFGIPIPDWVKHPKKLSEAVDKVMVPCFQPRKDAKIVTDEKATSLSTASIDDAAVIDELISKLESSRKNLLPGFRMKPIQFEKDDDTNYHMDLIAALANMRARNYSIPEVDKLKAKFIAGRIIPAIATTTAMATGLVCLELYKVLDGGHKLEDYRNTFANLALPLFSIAEPVPPKVIKHNDTSWTVWDRWVIKDNPTLRELIQWLADKGLNAYSISCGSCLLYNSMFPRHKERMDKKVVDLARDVAKMEIPPNRCHLDVVVACDDDNDDDVDIPLVSVYFR; encoded by the exons ATGGGTTTTCGCCGATCGTTTAGCTGTTTGTTGCACTATATGCTTCCTAGAAAGAGACCGGCAGAAGGCGTGGTAGTTGAAGATAACAGTAGCAGTTGTGATTCAGAAAGTGCTCTTAAAAAGCATAAAATTAGTTGTGTGATCTCTTCCGACACCAAAGAGAATACCAGCGGTTGCAGTAGTAACAAGGTCACAAGTAATAATACTAACGGTAACGCTAGCAGCAGTAGTGTTGAACAGTCAGTGACTGAAATGGCTTTTGATGATGGCAATCCACATGATATTGATGAGGATCTCCACAGCAGGCAGCTCGCCGTGTATGGCCGTGAAACTATGCGACGGCTCTTTGCTTCTAACGTTCTTGTCTCGGGGATCCGAGGGCTTGGTGCTGAAATAG CAAAGAATCTCGTACTTGCTGGTGTAAAGTCTGTGACTCTGCATGATGAAGGAGAAGTGCAGTTGTGGGATTTGTCAAGCAATTTTATTTTCTCAGAGAGTGATGTTGGTAAGAACAGAGCACTTGCTTCTGTTCAAAAGCTACAAGAGCTCAACAATGCTGTGGTCGTCTCAAGTTTGACTACAAAATTGACCAAAGAAAAGCTTTCTGATTTCCAG GCTGTGGTGTTTACTAACACCAGCTTAGAGGATGCACTGGAATTCAGTGACTACTGCCACAATCATCAACCTCCTATAGCATTTATTAGAACTGAAGTGAGGGGTCTATTTGGTTATGTTTTTTGTGATTTTGGCCCTGAGTTCACAGTTTTTGATGTGGATGGTGAAGAACCTCATACAGGCATTATTGCATCGATTAGTAATGATAACCCTGTCCTAATTTCGTGTGTGGATGATGAAAGGCTTGAGTTTCAGGATGGGGACCTAGTTGTGTTCTCAGAAGTACATGGCATGACAGAACTTAATGATGGCAAGCCAAGAAAAATTACAAGTGCAAGACCTTATTCCTTTACCCTCGACGAGGACACAACAAACTTTGGTCCCTATGAGAGAGGTGGTATTGTTACTCAGGTTAAGCAAcccaaaattttgaatttcaagaCATTGCGGGAAGCTATCATGGATCCTGGCGATTTTCTTCTTAGTGATTTCTCAAAGTTTGACCGCCCACCTCTGCTGCATTTGGCATTCCAAGCATTAGACAAGTTCAGATCAGATTTGGCACGGTTTCCTCTTGCTGGTTCAGAAGATGATGCTCAGAGGCTGATCTCTATTGCCACCAATTTAAATGAAAGTAATGGGAAGGTCAACCTGGATGATATAAACCCAAAACTTCTACAGCAGTTTTCTCATGGTGCACGTGCCGAACTTAATCCCATGGCTGCTATGTTTGGTGGTATTGTTGGGCAGGAGGTTGTGAAGGCTTGCTCTGGGAAGTTTCATCCGCTTTATCAG TTCTTTTACTTCGACTCCCTGGAATCACTTCCAACTGAGCCACTGGATCCCAGTGATTTAAAGCCATTAAATACTCGGTATGATGCCCAAATCTCAGTCTTTGGGCAGAAATTCCAGAAGAAACTAGAAGATGCCAAGGTGTTTTTGGTGGGATCTGGTGCCCTGGGTTGTGAGTTCCTGAAGAACTTGGCTTTAATGGGAGTTGCATGCACCGAGCAAGGGAAATTAACAGTGACTGATGATGATGTTATTGAGAAGAGTAATCTTAGTAGACAATTTCTATTCCGTGATTGGAACATCGGCCAGGCAAAATCCACTGTTGCTGCTGCTGCAGCAGCATCAATAAATCCCCAATTCCGAATTGAAGCTTTGCAGAACCGCGTGGGTCCTGATACTGAAAATGTGTTTGATGACACTTTCTGGGAGAATCTTAGTGTGGTTATTAACGCACTTGACAATGTCAATGCAAGACTTTATGTCGATCAGAGATGCTTGTACTTTCAAAAGCCACTGCTTGAATCAGGGACCCTTGGTGCCAAATGTAACACTCAGATGGTGATCCCCCATCTGACTGAGAATTATGGTGCGTCAAGAGATCCTCCAGAGAAACAAGCACCAATGTGCACTTTGCACTCCTTCCCACATAATATTGATCATTGTTTGACATGGGCGCGGTCCGAATTTGAGGGCTTGCTTGAGAAAACACCAGCCGAAGTCAACGCTTATCTTTCTAATCCAAGTGAATATACAGCTGCGCAAACAAATGCTGGTGATGCTCAAGCCAGAGACAATTTGGAGCGTATTCTCGAGTGTCTAGATCGAGAAAGCTGTGAAACTTTTGAAGATTGCATCGCATGGGCACGCCTCAA GTTTGAAGATTATTTTGCAAACCGAGTAAAACAATTGATTTTCACTTTCCCCGAGGATGCTATGACCAGTTCTGGAGCCCCCTTTTGGTCAGCCCCCAAGCGCTTCCCTCATCCCTTGCAGTTCTCTTCTACTGACCCTAGTCATCTCCATTTTATCATGGCTGCATCCATATTGCGTGCTGAGACATTTGGTATACCTATTCCCGATTGGGTTAAGCACCCAAAGAAATTGAGCGAAGCGGTGGACAAGGTTATGGTCCCATGTTTTCAACCTAGAAAAGATGCGAAAATTGTGACTGATGAGAAAGCAACCAGTCTCTCTACAGCTTCAATAGATGATGCTGCTGTCATCGATGAACTTATATCAAAGCTGGAGTCCAGTAGGAAGAATTTACTGCCAGGCTTCAGGATGAAACCTATTCAATTTGAGAAG GACGATGACACTAATTACCACATGGATCTTATAGCAGCACTTGCCAACATGAGAGCGAGAAACTACAGTATCCCTGAAGTTGACAAACTGAAAGCTAAGTTTATCGCGGGAAGGATCATCCCAGCAATCGCGACTACTACTGCGATGGCTACGGGTTTGGTTTGCCTTGAGCTGTATAAGGTTCTAGATGGTGGTCACAAACTGGAGGACTACCGGAACACATTTGCCAACCTTGCTCTACCTCTTTTTTCCATAGCTGAGCCAGTACCACCCAAGGTCATCAAACATAATGACACGAGCTGGACTGTTTGGGATAGGTGGGTCATCAAGGACAATCCTACATTGAGAGAACTAATCCAATGGCTTGCAGACAAGGGACTGAATGCATACAGCATTTCATGTGGAAGTTGCCTGCTCTATAACAGCATGTTCCCTCGGCACAAGGAACGGATGGACAAGAAAGTAGTAGATTTGGCGAGGGACGTAGCAAAGATGGAGATACCACCGAACCGTTGTCACTTGGATGTTGTTGTTGCCTGTGATGATGACAATGATGACGACGTTGATATCCCTCTGGTGTCTGTATACTTCcgttga
- the LOC129901760 gene encoding ubiquitin-activating enzyme E1 1-like isoform X2, which produces MLPRKRPAEGVVVEDNSSSCDSESALKKHKISCVISSDTKENTSGCSSNKVTSNNTNGNASSSSVEQSVTEMAFDDGNPHDIDEDLHSRQLAVYGRETMRRLFASNVLVSGIRGLGAEIAKNLVLAGVKSVTLHDEGEVQLWDLSSNFIFSESDVGKNRALASVQKLQELNNAVVVSSLTTKLTKEKLSDFQAVVFTNTSLEDALEFSDYCHNHQPPIAFIRTEVRGLFGYVFCDFGPEFTVFDVDGEEPHTGIIASISNDNPVLISCVDDERLEFQDGDLVVFSEVHGMTELNDGKPRKITSARPYSFTLDEDTTNFGPYERGGIVTQVKQPKILNFKTLREAIMDPGDFLLSDFSKFDRPPLLHLAFQALDKFRSDLARFPLAGSEDDAQRLISIATNLNESNGKVNLDDINPKLLQQFSHGARAELNPMAAMFGGIVGQEVVKACSGKFHPLYQFFYFDSLESLPTEPLDPSDLKPLNTRYDAQISVFGQKFQKKLEDAKVFLVGSGALGCEFLKNLALMGVACTEQGKLTVTDDDVIEKSNLSRQFLFRDWNIGQAKSTVAAAAAASINPQFRIEALQNRVGPDTENVFDDTFWENLSVVINALDNVNARLYVDQRCLYFQKPLLESGTLGAKCNTQMVIPHLTENYGASRDPPEKQAPMCTLHSFPHNIDHCLTWARSEFEGLLEKTPAEVNAYLSNPSEYTAAQTNAGDAQARDNLERILECLDRESCETFEDCIAWARLKFEDYFANRVKQLIFTFPEDAMTSSGAPFWSAPKRFPHPLQFSSTDPSHLHFIMAASILRAETFGIPIPDWVKHPKKLSEAVDKVMVPCFQPRKDAKIVTDEKATSLSTASIDDAAVIDELISKLESSRKNLLPGFRMKPIQFEKDDDTNYHMDLIAALANMRARNYSIPEVDKLKAKFIAGRIIPAIATTTAMATGLVCLELYKVLDGGHKLEDYRNTFANLALPLFSIAEPVPPKVIKHNDTSWTVWDRWVIKDNPTLRELIQWLADKGLNAYSISCGSCLLYNSMFPRHKERMDKKVVDLARDVAKMEIPPNRCHLDVVVACDDDNDDDVDIPLVSVYFR; this is translated from the exons ATGCTTCCTAGAAAGAGACCGGCAGAAGGCGTGGTAGTTGAAGATAACAGTAGCAGTTGTGATTCAGAAAGTGCTCTTAAAAAGCATAAAATTAGTTGTGTGATCTCTTCCGACACCAAAGAGAATACCAGCGGTTGCAGTAGTAACAAGGTCACAAGTAATAATACTAACGGTAACGCTAGCAGCAGTAGTGTTGAACAGTCAGTGACTGAAATGGCTTTTGATGATGGCAATCCACATGATATTGATGAGGATCTCCACAGCAGGCAGCTCGCCGTGTATGGCCGTGAAACTATGCGACGGCTCTTTGCTTCTAACGTTCTTGTCTCGGGGATCCGAGGGCTTGGTGCTGAAATAG CAAAGAATCTCGTACTTGCTGGTGTAAAGTCTGTGACTCTGCATGATGAAGGAGAAGTGCAGTTGTGGGATTTGTCAAGCAATTTTATTTTCTCAGAGAGTGATGTTGGTAAGAACAGAGCACTTGCTTCTGTTCAAAAGCTACAAGAGCTCAACAATGCTGTGGTCGTCTCAAGTTTGACTACAAAATTGACCAAAGAAAAGCTTTCTGATTTCCAG GCTGTGGTGTTTACTAACACCAGCTTAGAGGATGCACTGGAATTCAGTGACTACTGCCACAATCATCAACCTCCTATAGCATTTATTAGAACTGAAGTGAGGGGTCTATTTGGTTATGTTTTTTGTGATTTTGGCCCTGAGTTCACAGTTTTTGATGTGGATGGTGAAGAACCTCATACAGGCATTATTGCATCGATTAGTAATGATAACCCTGTCCTAATTTCGTGTGTGGATGATGAAAGGCTTGAGTTTCAGGATGGGGACCTAGTTGTGTTCTCAGAAGTACATGGCATGACAGAACTTAATGATGGCAAGCCAAGAAAAATTACAAGTGCAAGACCTTATTCCTTTACCCTCGACGAGGACACAACAAACTTTGGTCCCTATGAGAGAGGTGGTATTGTTACTCAGGTTAAGCAAcccaaaattttgaatttcaagaCATTGCGGGAAGCTATCATGGATCCTGGCGATTTTCTTCTTAGTGATTTCTCAAAGTTTGACCGCCCACCTCTGCTGCATTTGGCATTCCAAGCATTAGACAAGTTCAGATCAGATTTGGCACGGTTTCCTCTTGCTGGTTCAGAAGATGATGCTCAGAGGCTGATCTCTATTGCCACCAATTTAAATGAAAGTAATGGGAAGGTCAACCTGGATGATATAAACCCAAAACTTCTACAGCAGTTTTCTCATGGTGCACGTGCCGAACTTAATCCCATGGCTGCTATGTTTGGTGGTATTGTTGGGCAGGAGGTTGTGAAGGCTTGCTCTGGGAAGTTTCATCCGCTTTATCAG TTCTTTTACTTCGACTCCCTGGAATCACTTCCAACTGAGCCACTGGATCCCAGTGATTTAAAGCCATTAAATACTCGGTATGATGCCCAAATCTCAGTCTTTGGGCAGAAATTCCAGAAGAAACTAGAAGATGCCAAGGTGTTTTTGGTGGGATCTGGTGCCCTGGGTTGTGAGTTCCTGAAGAACTTGGCTTTAATGGGAGTTGCATGCACCGAGCAAGGGAAATTAACAGTGACTGATGATGATGTTATTGAGAAGAGTAATCTTAGTAGACAATTTCTATTCCGTGATTGGAACATCGGCCAGGCAAAATCCACTGTTGCTGCTGCTGCAGCAGCATCAATAAATCCCCAATTCCGAATTGAAGCTTTGCAGAACCGCGTGGGTCCTGATACTGAAAATGTGTTTGATGACACTTTCTGGGAGAATCTTAGTGTGGTTATTAACGCACTTGACAATGTCAATGCAAGACTTTATGTCGATCAGAGATGCTTGTACTTTCAAAAGCCACTGCTTGAATCAGGGACCCTTGGTGCCAAATGTAACACTCAGATGGTGATCCCCCATCTGACTGAGAATTATGGTGCGTCAAGAGATCCTCCAGAGAAACAAGCACCAATGTGCACTTTGCACTCCTTCCCACATAATATTGATCATTGTTTGACATGGGCGCGGTCCGAATTTGAGGGCTTGCTTGAGAAAACACCAGCCGAAGTCAACGCTTATCTTTCTAATCCAAGTGAATATACAGCTGCGCAAACAAATGCTGGTGATGCTCAAGCCAGAGACAATTTGGAGCGTATTCTCGAGTGTCTAGATCGAGAAAGCTGTGAAACTTTTGAAGATTGCATCGCATGGGCACGCCTCAA GTTTGAAGATTATTTTGCAAACCGAGTAAAACAATTGATTTTCACTTTCCCCGAGGATGCTATGACCAGTTCTGGAGCCCCCTTTTGGTCAGCCCCCAAGCGCTTCCCTCATCCCTTGCAGTTCTCTTCTACTGACCCTAGTCATCTCCATTTTATCATGGCTGCATCCATATTGCGTGCTGAGACATTTGGTATACCTATTCCCGATTGGGTTAAGCACCCAAAGAAATTGAGCGAAGCGGTGGACAAGGTTATGGTCCCATGTTTTCAACCTAGAAAAGATGCGAAAATTGTGACTGATGAGAAAGCAACCAGTCTCTCTACAGCTTCAATAGATGATGCTGCTGTCATCGATGAACTTATATCAAAGCTGGAGTCCAGTAGGAAGAATTTACTGCCAGGCTTCAGGATGAAACCTATTCAATTTGAGAAG GACGATGACACTAATTACCACATGGATCTTATAGCAGCACTTGCCAACATGAGAGCGAGAAACTACAGTATCCCTGAAGTTGACAAACTGAAAGCTAAGTTTATCGCGGGAAGGATCATCCCAGCAATCGCGACTACTACTGCGATGGCTACGGGTTTGGTTTGCCTTGAGCTGTATAAGGTTCTAGATGGTGGTCACAAACTGGAGGACTACCGGAACACATTTGCCAACCTTGCTCTACCTCTTTTTTCCATAGCTGAGCCAGTACCACCCAAGGTCATCAAACATAATGACACGAGCTGGACTGTTTGGGATAGGTGGGTCATCAAGGACAATCCTACATTGAGAGAACTAATCCAATGGCTTGCAGACAAGGGACTGAATGCATACAGCATTTCATGTGGAAGTTGCCTGCTCTATAACAGCATGTTCCCTCGGCACAAGGAACGGATGGACAAGAAAGTAGTAGATTTGGCGAGGGACGTAGCAAAGATGGAGATACCACCGAACCGTTGTCACTTGGATGTTGTTGTTGCCTGTGATGATGACAATGATGACGACGTTGATATCCCTCTGGTGTCTGTATACTTCcgttga
- the LOC129898901 gene encoding gamma-interferon-responsive lysosomal thiol protein-like, which translates to MGISFQKSVSSIFPFSLLCFIQFSSISCEEKVSLTLYYESLCPGCSNFIVNYLPKIFKNGMINFVDLKLVPWGNTKIQPNNTFKCQNGPDECFLDTVEACALDVWPHLKEHFPFIYCVESLIYHKNYIQWETCFEKLNLKKKLVTDCVGRERGKKLELRYAAETPPHKFVPWVVVDGQPLYSDYREFISYICKAYNGTAPVPGCSSSNSLSFTSSLIKCL; encoded by the exons atgggaatttcttttcaaaaaagtGTATCATCAATTTTCCCATTTTCCTTGTTATGCTTCATCcagttttcttcaatttcttgtGAGGAAAAAGTTTCTTTGACTTTGTATTATGAAAGCCTCTGTCCTGGTTGTTCCAATTTCATTGTTAATTATTTacctaaaattttcaaaaatgggATGATTAATTTTGTTGATCTTAAACTTGTTCCTTGGGGAAATACAAAGATTCAACCCAATAACACCTTCAAATGCCAG AATGGTCCAGATGAATGTTTTCTGGACACTGTTGAGGCTTGTGCTCTTGATGTCTGGCCACATTTG AAGGAGCACTTCCCTTTTATTTACTGTGTGGAAAGTTTGATCTACCATAAGAATTATATCCAGTGGGAGACATGTTTCGAAAAactgaatttgaaaaaaaaactcgTTACTGATTGTGTTGGCAGGGAACGAGGGAAAAAG CTTGAACTACGTTACGCAGCTGAGACACCTCCGCATAAATTTGTGCCATGGGTTGTTGTTGATGGCCAACCGCTTTACTCTG ACTACAGGGAATTCATAAGCTACATCTGCAAAGCTTACAATGGAACCGCGCCAGTCCCTGGGTGCAGCTCATCTAATTCTTTAAGTTTCACCAGTTCCCTAATCAAATGTTTATAG